Proteins found in one Candidatus Delongbacteria bacterium genomic segment:
- a CDS encoding GNAT family N-acetyltransferase: MYTKTEIDNLAAKDWAETFKVTPEDFKTCGTIFEERDNLKDSRNLIIWHCGEKVIFRFDPDLKDQMDRIRNHFPVNFTITDEYALDFFEADELGCESFDHIMILYPDNFKPYLADNFLVRKLDKSDLHYLESLKESCSEQDLDDAYIEIDHEIITGVFDNDKLVSVSSVLDWGAFYDVGVLTNPDYRGKGLGKASVTLLVEEIFRTDKIPLFRCNFNKLGSYGIGKALGFEENRNFVFKQSSYVFHKKSKSDNE; the protein is encoded by the coding sequence ATGTATACAAAGACTGAAATAGATAATCTAGCAGCTAAAGATTGGGCTGAAACTTTTAAAGTAACTCCAGAAGATTTCAAAACTTGTGGGACGATATTTGAGGAAAGAGATAATTTGAAGGATAGCAGAAATTTAATAATATGGCATTGCGGAGAAAAAGTAATTTTCAGATTCGATCCAGATTTAAAAGACCAAATGGATAGAATAAGAAATCATTTTCCTGTAAATTTTACTATCACAGATGAATATGCTTTGGATTTTTTCGAGGCAGACGAATTGGGCTGTGAAAGTTTTGATCATATTATGATACTTTATCCTGATAATTTCAAGCCTTACCTTGCCGATAATTTTCTCGTCAGAAAATTAGATAAATCAGATCTTCACTATCTTGAAAGTTTGAAAGAAAGTTGTAGTGAACAGGATCTTGATGATGCTTATATCGAGATTGATCATGAGATCATAACGGGTGTATTTGATAACGATAAATTAGTGAGTGTTTCCAGTGTACTTGACTGGGGTGCTTTCTACGATGTTGGTGTTTTAACAAATCCTGATTATCGTGGAAAAGGTCTTGGAAAAGCCAGTGTAACACTTTTGGTGGAAGAGATTTTTAGAACCGATAAAATTCCTCTTTTCAGATGTAATTTCAACAAGCTTGGATCGTATGGTATTGGAAAAGCACTGGGATTTGAAGAAAACAGGAATTTTGTCTTTAAGCAAAGCAGTTATGTTTTTCACAAAAAAAGCAAATCTGATAATGAGTAA
- a CDS encoding amidohydrolase family protein — protein MNIIDTHFHYSKIESFFNAAKNNGVNYSKEGFVMETKENNIVAGVCMGLTESRNGCFPDNKASTPMNYDLDEMPDNFYFCAGINPLDLGCRALSDLEATLNREDCAGIKLYAGYYHYFVSDDVYDPVCRLALKYNLPIVIHSGSTYSSRGLLKYSHPLSFDELAVKYPDLKIVIAHFGNPWIMDTAELMYKHKNVYADLSGILEGKEEMFDRLTGEELYMNRFKTALIQADHYDRFLYGSDWPLAKMEVYIKFIKKMIPEKHWDKVFYENALNVFKKIKGGIQ, from the coding sequence ATGAATATTATTGACACACACTTTCACTACTCAAAAATTGAATCCTTTTTCAATGCTGCAAAAAACAATGGCGTTAATTACTCCAAGGAAGGATTTGTAATGGAAACAAAGGAGAATAACATAGTTGCCGGAGTATGTATGGGATTAACTGAATCAAGAAATGGTTGTTTTCCCGATAATAAGGCATCCACTCCAATGAACTATGACCTTGACGAAATGCCTGATAATTTTTACTTCTGTGCAGGAATTAATCCTCTGGATCTTGGGTGTAGAGCTTTGTCTGATCTTGAAGCTACTCTCAATAGAGAAGATTGTGCAGGAATTAAATTATATGCTGGATATTATCATTATTTTGTCAGTGATGATGTTTATGATCCGGTTTGCAGATTAGCTTTGAAGTATAATTTACCAATTGTAATTCACAGTGGCAGCACTTATAGTAGCAGAGGTTTACTCAAGTACTCTCACCCTCTTTCATTTGATGAATTAGCTGTAAAATATCCTGATCTGAAAATCGTGATAGCTCATTTTGGTAATCCATGGATTATGGATACTGCTGAATTGATGTATAAACATAAGAATGTATATGCCGATCTTTCAGGTATTCTGGAAGGTAAGGAGGAGATGTTCGATAGACTCACCGGCGAGGAACTCTATATGAACAGATTCAAAACGGCACTTATTCAGGCGGATCATTATGATAGGTTTTTATATGGCTCGGACTGGCCACTGGCTAAAATGGAGGTTTATATAAAATTTATTAAGAAAATGATCCCTGAAAAGCACTGGGACAAGGTGTTTTACGAAAATGCTTTGAACGTGTTTAAGAAAATTAAGGGAGGTATCCAATGA
- a CDS encoding GNAT family N-acetyltransferase, translating into MDTIINERKMEKYMSFEIRLVEYDHSFAAKVAEMWNVSKDGWNGEADHMTEQSVRQKEEVSTHLNLYLALLGEKVVGYCKLSRYFFDDNTLYIDLLNVDPAYHGKKIGKLLVLKAVEKTIELGYPRLDLFTWAGNTKAVPLYKKCGFFWEKMETGSTHLMNYIPYVMNCELFADYFENVDWYNDSDRIIEVEPDGRTENNFDFLGYSWKKDGENLVVEFEKSGRGVTYVETNDYSIRAIVENNKLVFGKQYDVNYEIINKSGNELFVEIIGQENKNIVNNVRFEGYVSGKETVSGRFDLGKIETDQSLWNTHPVVQAEFKINGKSITFKTGINPQFPLKINFVEGYDLYEENVLNTFNINVENNYDEECSFEVTLPNIDEIKFVEPVLNFSLKSKERSSISIDAILNNSVNFYDDVDITAKFSDGRITNFTKKLILVNYTSNGSSTGVSNYYYLMNIGKYSFSFDKEMEYNEMVFRSIITGVWCFIGNPKVGKPFTDEYMRKAPYKHEYIKSYDSILFKCYYISENIQGLEFSQSFNMKRNGMLEQWYEIEKFPQDKEEIVISCSMNLDRSNLVIPYQNKIVKTNGSKHNDDSLDSYDSTKISENWLYNEVNGKSIAFFWEKDCKFEICSWDFSLSRKFTKDVLKSEPIVFAIDTFKNIRKVRSHALGKIVNHERIYDSFELEINNGNPFCENEISGSFVDFKTSPIDGIFKISSNDNSVEKEFTNEDNCHKIDYNFDNFASPVEIVKLDADFRVQEITKIKAAFSKGNGSVYKTEEKNGKINVLSIENEFIKFKSSAEFAPNIFSLTYKGNEWLHSDFPERTCKSWWSPWYGGMANKPANVKEHHMLAEQTITEFASRIDNFGNKWEGISIATTFNKLDKFKGITLKQYFLTLPNCPVITSFVEASLSDGFAVKLTVFTGNMFVKPDSLNELSIVSKDEGCEFNIKCGYEGIDSLVSSNLMTHKALNRDEKFYFFNGNPASSGSTSTDNAVATSNFEEIRMITKNKPEIYPPVFVIFSEHDLTEEMLVDLQNVRF; encoded by the coding sequence ATGGATACGATAATAAATGAAAGAAAAATGGAGAAATATATGTCGTTTGAGATAAGATTAGTTGAGTATGATCACAGCTTTGCTGCTAAAGTTGCTGAAATGTGGAATGTAAGTAAAGACGGTTGGAACGGTGAAGCCGATCACATGACCGAGCAAAGTGTTCGTCAGAAAGAGGAGGTTTCCACTCACCTCAATCTTTATCTGGCGTTGCTTGGTGAAAAAGTGGTCGGCTATTGTAAATTATCAAGATATTTTTTTGATGATAATACTCTATACATTGATCTTTTGAATGTTGATCCTGCATATCATGGTAAAAAAATTGGTAAACTTTTAGTTCTTAAAGCTGTTGAAAAAACTATAGAACTTGGTTATCCACGTCTGGATCTTTTTACTTGGGCAGGAAATACTAAAGCTGTTCCACTCTATAAAAAATGTGGATTTTTCTGGGAAAAAATGGAGACAGGTTCTACACATTTGATGAATTATATACCCTATGTAATGAACTGTGAGCTATTTGCTGATTATTTCGAAAATGTGGACTGGTATAATGATTCTGATAGAATTATTGAAGTTGAGCCTGATGGACGAACTGAAAACAACTTTGATTTCCTAGGCTATTCCTGGAAGAAAGATGGTGAAAATCTTGTTGTTGAATTTGAAAAATCCGGTAGAGGTGTAACTTATGTTGAAACCAATGATTATTCAATTAGAGCAATAGTCGAAAACAATAAACTCGTTTTTGGAAAGCAGTATGATGTTAATTATGAGATTATCAACAAAAGTGGAAATGAACTTTTTGTAGAGATTATTGGACAAGAAAATAAAAATATTGTAAATAATGTTAGATTTGAAGGTTATGTATCTGGAAAAGAGACTGTTTCTGGTAGATTTGATCTTGGTAAAATTGAAACAGACCAATCATTGTGGAATACTCATCCGGTTGTACAGGCTGAATTTAAAATTAATGGAAAAAGTATTACCTTTAAAACAGGTATTAATCCTCAATTTCCTTTAAAAATAAATTTCGTTGAAGGTTACGATCTCTATGAAGAAAATGTATTAAATACTTTCAATATAAATGTTGAGAACAACTACGATGAGGAATGTTCATTTGAAGTTACTCTTCCAAATATTGATGAAATCAAATTTGTAGAACCGGTTCTTAATTTTTCGTTGAAATCAAAAGAACGTAGCTCTATTTCCATTGATGCCATCTTAAATAATTCTGTAAATTTCTATGATGATGTCGATATTACAGCAAAATTTAGCGATGGAAGAATTACAAATTTCACCAAGAAACTCATACTTGTAAATTACACTAGTAACGGTAGTTCTACAGGTGTTAGTAACTATTACTATCTGATGAATATTGGAAAATATTCTTTTAGCTTCGATAAGGAGATGGAATACAACGAAATGGTCTTTAGGTCTATAATAACTGGTGTATGGTGCTTTATTGGGAACCCTAAAGTGGGAAAACCTTTTACTGATGAGTACATGAGAAAAGCTCCTTATAAACATGAATATATTAAGAGTTATGATTCTATTCTGTTTAAATGTTACTACATTTCTGAAAATATTCAAGGGCTAGAATTTTCACAATCCTTCAATATGAAACGAAATGGTATGCTGGAGCAATGGTATGAGATTGAGAAATTTCCTCAAGATAAAGAAGAAATAGTTATTAGCTGTAGCATGAATCTAGATCGTAGTAATCTTGTGATTCCATACCAGAATAAGATAGTTAAAACAAATGGCAGTAAACACAATGACGATTCACTTGATAGTTATGATAGTACAAAAATTAGTGAAAATTGGCTTTATAATGAAGTGAATGGCAAGAGTATTGCTTTTTTCTGGGAGAAGGATTGTAAGTTTGAGATATGCTCCTGGGACTTTTCTTTATCCAGAAAATTTACAAAAGATGTACTAAAGTCTGAACCTATAGTTTTTGCTATCGATACATTTAAAAATATTAGAAAAGTCAGAAGTCATGCACTTGGTAAAATAGTCAATCATGAAAGAATTTACGATAGCTTTGAATTGGAAATCAACAATGGTAATCCATTTTGTGAAAATGAAATTTCTGGTTCATTTGTCGATTTTAAAACAAGTCCTATAGATGGAATTTTTAAGATTTCCAGTAATGACAATTCTGTAGAGAAAGAGTTTACAAATGAAGACAATTGCCACAAAATTGATTACAATTTTGATAATTTTGCAAGTCCTGTAGAAATTGTTAAGCTAGATGCTGACTTTAGAGTTCAGGAAATAACTAAAATTAAAGCTGCTTTCTCTAAAGGTAATGGTTCTGTGTACAAGACTGAAGAAAAAAATGGTAAAATCAATGTACTTTCAATCGAGAATGAATTTATCAAATTTAAATCTTCAGCTGAGTTTGCACCAAATATTTTCTCCTTAACATATAAGGGTAATGAGTGGCTTCATTCAGATTTCCCTGAAAGAACTTGCAAATCCTGGTGGAGTCCATGGTATGGTGGAATGGCTAATAAGCCTGCAAATGTTAAGGAACATCATATGCTTGCGGAACAGACAATTACTGAGTTTGCTTCAAGAATTGATAATTTTGGTAATAAGTGGGAAGGTATTTCAATAGCTACAACCTTTAACAAGCTTGATAAATTTAAGGGCATTACCTTAAAGCAATACTTCTTAACTCTTCCAAACTGTCCTGTAATAACAAGTTTTGTAGAGGCAAGTCTATCAGATGGATTTGCTGTTAAATTAACAGTATTTACTGGTAATATGTTTGTTAAACCAGATTCTTTAAATGAATTGTCAATTGTAAGCAAGGATGAAGGTTGTGAATTTAATATCAAATGTGGATATGAAGGAATTGATAGCCTTGTAAGTTCAAATTTGATGACACATAAAGCTTTAAACAGAGATGAGAAGTTTTATTTCTTCAATGGAAATCCTGCTTCTTCTGGTTCAACATCTACTGATAATGCTGTTGCTACTTCAAATTTTGAAGAAATTAGGATGATTACTAAAAATAAACCAGAGATCTATCCTCCTGTTTTTGTGATCTTCTCTGAGCATGATTTGACTGAAGAGATGCTTGTGGATTT